One region of Quercus lobata isolate SW786 chromosome 2, ValleyOak3.0 Primary Assembly, whole genome shotgun sequence genomic DNA includes:
- the LOC115976027 gene encoding isocitrate dehydrogenase [NADP] yields the protein MAFEKIKVANPIVEMDGDEMTRVFWKSIKDKLIFPFVDLDIKYFDLGLPYRDATDDKVTIESAEATLKYNVAIKCATITPDEARVKEFGLKQMWKSPNGTIRNILNGTVFREPIICKNVPRLVPGWTKPICIGRHAFGDQYRATDTVIKGAGKLKLVFVPEGKDEKTELEVYNFTGAGGVAIAMYNTDESIRAFAEASMNTAYQKKWPLYLSTKNTILKKYDGRFKDIFQEVYEANWKSKYEAAGIWYEHRLIDDMVAYAVKSEGGYVWACKNYDGDVQSDFLAQGFGSLGLMTSVLVCPDGKTIEAEAAHGTVTRHYRVHQKGGETSTNSIASIFAWSRGLSHRAKLDDNARLLDFTEKLEAACVGTVESGKMTKDLALLIHGSKVTREQYLSTEEFIDAVATELKARLSA from the exons ATGGCGTTCGAGAAGATCAAGGTGGCCAACCCCATCGTTGAGATGGACG GAGATGAAATGACCAGAGTTTTCTGGAAATCAATAAAGGATAAG CTTATTTTCCCATTTGTGGACTTGGACATTAAGTACTTTGACCTTGGCCTTCCTTATCGTGATGCCACTGATGATAAAGTTACAATTGAAAGTGCAGAAGCTACTCTTAA GTACAATGTAGCAATCAAGTGTGCAACTATTACTCCAG ATGAAGCTCGTGTGAAGGAGTTTGGCTTGAAGCAGATGTGGAAGAGTCCAAATGGGACAATTAGGAATATTCTGAATG GTACTGTCTTCAGAGAACCAATTATTTGCAAAAACGTTCCTCGCCTTGTCCCAG GCTGGACCAAGCCTATATGCATTGGAAGGCATGCTTTTGGTGATCAATATCGCGCAACTGATACTGTAATTAAGGGAGCTGGGAAACTGAAACTGGTGTTTG TACCAGAAGGAAAAGATGAGAAGACAGAGTTAGAGGTTTACAACTTTACAGGTGCTGGAGGAGTGGCAATAGCAATGTATAACACTGATGAG TCCATCCGTGCTTTTGCTGAGGCTTCCATGAACACTGCCTATCAGAAAAAGTGGCCACTGTATCTAAGCACAAAGAATACTATTCTTAAGAAGTATGATGGAAG ATTCAAGGACATATTTCAAGAAGTCTACGAGGCAAACTGGAAATCAAAGTATGAAGCTGCCGGTATATG GTATGAACACCGTCttatcgatgatatggttgcTTATGCTGTCAAGAGTGAAGGAGGTTATGTCTGGGCATGCAAGAACTATGATGGTGATGTTCAGAGTGATTTCTTAGCTCAAG GTTTTGGATCTCTTGGATTGATGACATCAGTACTG GTTTGTCCAGATGGAAAGACCATAGAAGCAGAAGCCGCACATGGTACTGTTACACGGCATTATAGGGTTCATCAGAAAGGAGGTGAAACCAGCACGAACAGCATAGCCTCAATCTTTGCTTGGTCCCGAGGGCTGTCACACAG GGCAAAGCTGGATGACAATGCTAGGCTATTGGATTTCACTGAGAAACTAGAAGCAGCTTGTGTTGGAACCGTGGAATCTGGGAAGATGACCAAGGATCTTGCGCTTCTTATCCATGGATCCAA GGTTACTAGGGAGCAGTATCTGAGTACTGAAGAGTTCATTGATGCTGTTGCAACAGAACTTAAAGCAAGACTTTCTGCCTAA